One region of Pan paniscus chromosome 5, NHGRI_mPanPan1-v2.0_pri, whole genome shotgun sequence genomic DNA includes:
- the MCM3 gene encoding DNA replication licensing factor MCM3 isoform X3 produces MLPRSPPLPRGNLWWREEFGSFRAGVESSWEPPRDFGGGSSLAAGMAGTVVLDDVELREAQRDYLDFLDDEEDQGIYQSKVRELISDNQYRLIVNVNDLRRKNEKRANRLLNNAFEELVAFQRALKDFVASIDATYAKQYEEFYVGLEGSFGSKHVSPRTLTSCFLSCVVCVEGIVTKCSLVRPKVVRSVHYCPATKKTIERRYSDLTTLVAFPSSSIYPTKDEENNPLETEYGLSVYKDHQTITIQEMPEKAPAGQLPRSVDVILDDDLVDKAKPGDRVQVVGTYRCLPGKKGGYTSGTFRTVLIACNVKQMSKDAQPSFSAEDIAKIKKFSKTRSKDIFDQLAKSLAPSIHGHDYVKKAILCLLLGGVERDLENGSHIRGDINILLIGDPSVAKSQLLRYVLCTAPRAIPTTGRGSSGVGLTAAVTTDQETGERRLEAGAMVLADRGVVCIDEFDKMSDMDRTAIHEVMEQGRVTIAKAGIHARLNARCSVLAAANPVYGRYDQYKTPMENIGLQDSLLSRFDLLFIMLDQMDPEQDREISDHVLRMHRYRAPGEQDGDAMLLGSAVDILATDDPNFSQEDQQDTQIYEKHDNLLHGTKKKKEKMVSAAFMKKYIHVAKIIKPVLTQESATYIAEEYSRLRSQDSMSSDTARTSPVTARTLETLIRLATAHAKARMSKTVDLQDAEEAVELVQYAYFKKVLEKEKKRKKRSEDESETEDEEEKSQEDQEQKRKRRKTRQPDAKDGDSYDPYDFSDTEEEMPQVHTPKTADSQETKESQKVELSESRDGISPCCPGWSWTPGLKQSFYLSLPKGWDYRHKPLCLFNLILFNDCRVSMVEGIQGGPLGCVPGSSCAVNRHESPHRIHQPGQRRALLFS; encoded by the exons ATGCTCCCAAGGTCCCCGCCTCTTCCTCGAGGTAACCTTTGGTGGCGGGAAGAGTTCGGAAGTTTTCGCGCCGGGGTGGAGTCATCCTGGGAACCTCCACGCGACTTTGGTGGAGGTAGTTCTTTGGCAGCGGGCATGGCGGGTACCGTGGTGCTGGACGATGTGGAGCTGcgggaggctcagagagattaccTGGACTTCCTGGACGACGAG GAAGACCAGGGAATTTATCAGAGCAAAGTTCGGGAGCTGATCAGTGACAACCAATACCGGCTGATTGTCAATGTGAATGACCTGCGCAGGAAAAACGAGAAGAGGGCTAACCG GCTTCTGAACAATGCCTTTGAGGAGCTGGTTGCCTTCCAGCGGGCCTTAAAGGATTTTGTGGCCTCCATTGATGCTACCTATGCCAAGCAGTATGAGGAGTTCTACGTAGGACTGGAAGGCAGCTTTGGCTCCAAGCACGTCTCCCCACGGACTCTTACCTCCTGCTTCCTCAGCTGTGTGGTCTGTGTGGAGGGCATTGTCACTAAAT GTTCTCTAGTTCGTCCCAAAGTCGTCCGCAGTGTCCACTACTGTCCTGCTACTAAGAAGACCATAGAGCGACGTTATTCTGATCTCACCACCCTGGTGGCCTTTCCCTCCAGCTCTATCTATCCTACCAAG GATGAGGAGAACAATCCCCTTGAGACGGAATATGGCCTTTCTGTCTACAAGGATCACCAGACCATCACCATCCAGGAGATGCCGGAGAAGGCCCCAGCCGGCCAGCTCCCCCGCTCCGTGGACGTCATTCTGGATGATGACTTGGTGGATAAAGCGAAGCCTGGTGACCGGGTTCAGGTGGTGGGAACCTACCGTTGCCTTCCTGGAAAGAAGGGAGGCTACACCTCTGGGACCTTCAG GACTGTCCTGATTGCCTGTAATGTTAAGCAGATGAGCAAGGATGCTCAGCCCTCTTTCTCTGCTGAGGATATAGCCAAGATCAAGAAGTTCAGTAAAACCCGATCCAAG GATATCTTTGACCAGCTGGCCAAGTCATTGGCCCCAAGCATCCATGGGCATGACTATGTCAAGAAAGCAATCCTCTGCTTGCTCTTGGGAGGGGTGGAACGAGACCTAGAAAATGGCAGCCACATCCGTGGGGACATCAATATTCTTCTAATAG GAGACCCATCCGTTGCCAAGTCTCAGCTTCTGCGGTATGTGCTTTGCACTGCACCCCGAGCTATCCCCACCACTGGCCGGGGCTCCTCTGGAGTGGGTCTGACGGCTGCTGTCACCACAGACCAGGAAACAG GAGAGCGCCGTCTGGAAGCAGGGGCCATGGTCCTGGCCGACCGAGGCGTGGTTTGCATTGATGAATTTGACAAAATGTCTGACATGGATCGCACAGCCATCCATGAAGTGATGGAGCAGGGTCGAGTGACCATTGCCAAGGCTGGCATCCATGCTCGGCTGAATGCCCGCTGCAGTGTTTTGGCAGCTGCCAACCCTGTCTACGGCAGG TATGACCAGTATAAGACTCCAATGGAGAACATTGGACTACAGGACTCACTGCTGTCACGATTTGACTTGCTCTTCATCATGCTGGATCAGATGGATCCTGAGCAGGATCGGGAGATCTCAGACCATGTCCTTCGGATGCACCGTTACAGAGCACCTGGGGAGCAGGATGGCGATG CTATGCTCTTGGGTAGTGCTGTGGATATCCTGGCCACAGATGATCCCAACTTTAGCCAGGAAGATCAGCAGGACACCCAGATTTATGAGAAGCATGACAACCTTCTACATGGGACCAAGAAGAAAAA GGAGAAGATGGTGAGTGCAGCATTCATGAAGAAGTACATCCATGTGGCCAAAATCATCAAGCCTGTCCTGACACAGGAGTCGGCCACCTACATTGCAGAAGAGTATTCACGCCTGCGCAGCCAGGATAGCATGAGCTCAGACACCGCCAGG ACATCTCCAGTTACAGCCCGAACACTGGAAACTCTGATTCGACTGGCCACAGCCCATGCGAAGGCCCGCATGAGCAAGACTGTGGACCTGCAGGATGCAGAGGAAGCTGTGGAGTTGGTCCAGTATGCTTACTTTAAGAAG GTtctggagaaggagaagaaacgTAAGAAGCGAAGTGAGGATGAATCAGAGACAGAAGATGAAGAGGAGAAAAGCCAAGAGGaccaggagcagaagaggaagAG AAGGAAGACTCGCCAGCCAGATGCCAAAGATGGGGATTCATACGACCCCTATGACTTCAGTGACACAGAGGAGGAAATGCCTCAAG TACACACTCCAAAGACGGCAGACTCACAGGAGACCAAGGAATCCCAGAAAGTGGAGTTGAGTGAATCCAG agacgggatctcaccatgttgcccaggctggtcttggactcctggcctcaagcagtccttctacctgagcctcccaaaaggctgggattacaggcataagccactgtgcttgtttaatctcattctttttaatgactgcagggtttccatg
- the MCM3 gene encoding DNA replication licensing factor MCM3 isoform X1 yields the protein MLPRSPPLPRGNLWWREEFGSFRAGVESSWEPPRDFGGGSSLAAGMAGTVVLDDVELREAQRDYLDFLDDEEDQGIYQSKVRELISDNQYRLIVNVNDLRRKNEKRANRLLNNAFEELVAFQRALKDFVASIDATYAKQYEEFYVGLEGSFGSKHVSPRTLTSCFLSCVVCVEGIVTKCSLVRPKVVRSVHYCPATKKTIERRYSDLTTLVAFPSSSIYPTKDEENNPLETEYGLSVYKDHQTITIQEMPEKAPAGQLPRSVDVILDDDLVDKAKPGDRVQVVGTYRCLPGKKGGYTSGTFRTVLIACNVKQMSKDAQPSFSAEDIAKIKKFSKTRSKDIFDQLAKSLAPSIHGHDYVKKAILCLLLGGVERDLENGSHIRGDINILLIGDPSVAKSQLLRYVLCTAPRAIPTTGRGSSGVGLTAAVTTDQETGERRLEAGAMVLADRGVVCIDEFDKMSDMDRTAIHEVMEQGRVTIAKAGIHARLNARCSVLAAANPVYGRYDQYKTPMENIGLQDSLLSRFDLLFIMLDQMDPEQDREISDHVLRMHRYRAPGEQDGDAMLLGSAVDILATDDPNFSQEDQQDTQIYEKHDNLLHGTKKKKEKMVSAAFMKKYIHVAKIIKPVLTQESATYIAEEYSRLRSQDSMSSDTARTSPVTARTLETLIRLATAHAKARMSKTVDLQDAEEAVELVQYAYFKKVLEKEKKRKKRSEDESETEDEEEKSQEDQEQKRKRRKTRQPDAKDGDSYDPYDFSDTEEEMPQVHTPKTADSQETKESQKVELSESRLKAFKVALLDVFREAHAQSIGMNRLTESINRDSEEPFSSVEIQAALSKMQDDNQVMVSEGIIFLI from the exons ATGCTCCCAAGGTCCCCGCCTCTTCCTCGAGGTAACCTTTGGTGGCGGGAAGAGTTCGGAAGTTTTCGCGCCGGGGTGGAGTCATCCTGGGAACCTCCACGCGACTTTGGTGGAGGTAGTTCTTTGGCAGCGGGCATGGCGGGTACCGTGGTGCTGGACGATGTGGAGCTGcgggaggctcagagagattaccTGGACTTCCTGGACGACGAG GAAGACCAGGGAATTTATCAGAGCAAAGTTCGGGAGCTGATCAGTGACAACCAATACCGGCTGATTGTCAATGTGAATGACCTGCGCAGGAAAAACGAGAAGAGGGCTAACCG GCTTCTGAACAATGCCTTTGAGGAGCTGGTTGCCTTCCAGCGGGCCTTAAAGGATTTTGTGGCCTCCATTGATGCTACCTATGCCAAGCAGTATGAGGAGTTCTACGTAGGACTGGAAGGCAGCTTTGGCTCCAAGCACGTCTCCCCACGGACTCTTACCTCCTGCTTCCTCAGCTGTGTGGTCTGTGTGGAGGGCATTGTCACTAAAT GTTCTCTAGTTCGTCCCAAAGTCGTCCGCAGTGTCCACTACTGTCCTGCTACTAAGAAGACCATAGAGCGACGTTATTCTGATCTCACCACCCTGGTGGCCTTTCCCTCCAGCTCTATCTATCCTACCAAG GATGAGGAGAACAATCCCCTTGAGACGGAATATGGCCTTTCTGTCTACAAGGATCACCAGACCATCACCATCCAGGAGATGCCGGAGAAGGCCCCAGCCGGCCAGCTCCCCCGCTCCGTGGACGTCATTCTGGATGATGACTTGGTGGATAAAGCGAAGCCTGGTGACCGGGTTCAGGTGGTGGGAACCTACCGTTGCCTTCCTGGAAAGAAGGGAGGCTACACCTCTGGGACCTTCAG GACTGTCCTGATTGCCTGTAATGTTAAGCAGATGAGCAAGGATGCTCAGCCCTCTTTCTCTGCTGAGGATATAGCCAAGATCAAGAAGTTCAGTAAAACCCGATCCAAG GATATCTTTGACCAGCTGGCCAAGTCATTGGCCCCAAGCATCCATGGGCATGACTATGTCAAGAAAGCAATCCTCTGCTTGCTCTTGGGAGGGGTGGAACGAGACCTAGAAAATGGCAGCCACATCCGTGGGGACATCAATATTCTTCTAATAG GAGACCCATCCGTTGCCAAGTCTCAGCTTCTGCGGTATGTGCTTTGCACTGCACCCCGAGCTATCCCCACCACTGGCCGGGGCTCCTCTGGAGTGGGTCTGACGGCTGCTGTCACCACAGACCAGGAAACAG GAGAGCGCCGTCTGGAAGCAGGGGCCATGGTCCTGGCCGACCGAGGCGTGGTTTGCATTGATGAATTTGACAAAATGTCTGACATGGATCGCACAGCCATCCATGAAGTGATGGAGCAGGGTCGAGTGACCATTGCCAAGGCTGGCATCCATGCTCGGCTGAATGCCCGCTGCAGTGTTTTGGCAGCTGCCAACCCTGTCTACGGCAGG TATGACCAGTATAAGACTCCAATGGAGAACATTGGACTACAGGACTCACTGCTGTCACGATTTGACTTGCTCTTCATCATGCTGGATCAGATGGATCCTGAGCAGGATCGGGAGATCTCAGACCATGTCCTTCGGATGCACCGTTACAGAGCACCTGGGGAGCAGGATGGCGATG CTATGCTCTTGGGTAGTGCTGTGGATATCCTGGCCACAGATGATCCCAACTTTAGCCAGGAAGATCAGCAGGACACCCAGATTTATGAGAAGCATGACAACCTTCTACATGGGACCAAGAAGAAAAA GGAGAAGATGGTGAGTGCAGCATTCATGAAGAAGTACATCCATGTGGCCAAAATCATCAAGCCTGTCCTGACACAGGAGTCGGCCACCTACATTGCAGAAGAGTATTCACGCCTGCGCAGCCAGGATAGCATGAGCTCAGACACCGCCAGG ACATCTCCAGTTACAGCCCGAACACTGGAAACTCTGATTCGACTGGCCACAGCCCATGCGAAGGCCCGCATGAGCAAGACTGTGGACCTGCAGGATGCAGAGGAAGCTGTGGAGTTGGTCCAGTATGCTTACTTTAAGAAG GTtctggagaaggagaagaaacgTAAGAAGCGAAGTGAGGATGAATCAGAGACAGAAGATGAAGAGGAGAAAAGCCAAGAGGaccaggagcagaagaggaagAG AAGGAAGACTCGCCAGCCAGATGCCAAAGATGGGGATTCATACGACCCCTATGACTTCAGTGACACAGAGGAGGAAATGCCTCAAG TACACACTCCAAAGACGGCAGACTCACAGGAGACCAAGGAATCCCAGAAAGTGGAGTTGAGTGAATCCAG
- the MCM3 gene encoding DNA replication licensing factor MCM3 isoform X2, with product MWSCGRLREITWTSWTTRLLNNAFEELVAFQRALKDFVASIDATYAKQYEEFYVGLEGSFGSKHVSPRTLTSCFLSCVVCVEGIVTKCSLVRPKVVRSVHYCPATKKTIERRYSDLTTLVAFPSSSIYPTKDEENNPLETEYGLSVYKDHQTITIQEMPEKAPAGQLPRSVDVILDDDLVDKAKPGDRVQVVGTYRCLPGKKGGYTSGTFRTVLIACNVKQMSKDAQPSFSAEDIAKIKKFSKTRSKDIFDQLAKSLAPSIHGHDYVKKAILCLLLGGVERDLENGSHIRGDINILLIGDPSVAKSQLLRYVLCTAPRAIPTTGRGSSGVGLTAAVTTDQETGERRLEAGAMVLADRGVVCIDEFDKMSDMDRTAIHEVMEQGRVTIAKAGIHARLNARCSVLAAANPVYGRYDQYKTPMENIGLQDSLLSRFDLLFIMLDQMDPEQDREISDHVLRMHRYRAPGEQDGDAMLLGSAVDILATDDPNFSQEDQQDTQIYEKHDNLLHGTKKKKEKMVSAAFMKKYIHVAKIIKPVLTQESATYIAEEYSRLRSQDSMSSDTARTSPVTARTLETLIRLATAHAKARMSKTVDLQDAEEAVELVQYAYFKKVLEKEKKRKKRSEDESETEDEEEKSQEDQEQKRKRRKTRQPDAKDGDSYDPYDFSDTEEEMPQVHTPKTADSQETKESQKVELSESRLKAFKVALLDVFREAHAQSIGMNRLTESINRDSEEPFSSVEIQAALSKMQDDNQVMVSEGIIFLI from the exons ATGTGGAGCTGcgggaggctcagagagattaccTGGACTTCCTGGACGACGAG GCTTCTGAACAATGCCTTTGAGGAGCTGGTTGCCTTCCAGCGGGCCTTAAAGGATTTTGTGGCCTCCATTGATGCTACCTATGCCAAGCAGTATGAGGAGTTCTACGTAGGACTGGAAGGCAGCTTTGGCTCCAAGCACGTCTCCCCACGGACTCTTACCTCCTGCTTCCTCAGCTGTGTGGTCTGTGTGGAGGGCATTGTCACTAAAT GTTCTCTAGTTCGTCCCAAAGTCGTCCGCAGTGTCCACTACTGTCCTGCTACTAAGAAGACCATAGAGCGACGTTATTCTGATCTCACCACCCTGGTGGCCTTTCCCTCCAGCTCTATCTATCCTACCAAG GATGAGGAGAACAATCCCCTTGAGACGGAATATGGCCTTTCTGTCTACAAGGATCACCAGACCATCACCATCCAGGAGATGCCGGAGAAGGCCCCAGCCGGCCAGCTCCCCCGCTCCGTGGACGTCATTCTGGATGATGACTTGGTGGATAAAGCGAAGCCTGGTGACCGGGTTCAGGTGGTGGGAACCTACCGTTGCCTTCCTGGAAAGAAGGGAGGCTACACCTCTGGGACCTTCAG GACTGTCCTGATTGCCTGTAATGTTAAGCAGATGAGCAAGGATGCTCAGCCCTCTTTCTCTGCTGAGGATATAGCCAAGATCAAGAAGTTCAGTAAAACCCGATCCAAG GATATCTTTGACCAGCTGGCCAAGTCATTGGCCCCAAGCATCCATGGGCATGACTATGTCAAGAAAGCAATCCTCTGCTTGCTCTTGGGAGGGGTGGAACGAGACCTAGAAAATGGCAGCCACATCCGTGGGGACATCAATATTCTTCTAATAG GAGACCCATCCGTTGCCAAGTCTCAGCTTCTGCGGTATGTGCTTTGCACTGCACCCCGAGCTATCCCCACCACTGGCCGGGGCTCCTCTGGAGTGGGTCTGACGGCTGCTGTCACCACAGACCAGGAAACAG GAGAGCGCCGTCTGGAAGCAGGGGCCATGGTCCTGGCCGACCGAGGCGTGGTTTGCATTGATGAATTTGACAAAATGTCTGACATGGATCGCACAGCCATCCATGAAGTGATGGAGCAGGGTCGAGTGACCATTGCCAAGGCTGGCATCCATGCTCGGCTGAATGCCCGCTGCAGTGTTTTGGCAGCTGCCAACCCTGTCTACGGCAGG TATGACCAGTATAAGACTCCAATGGAGAACATTGGACTACAGGACTCACTGCTGTCACGATTTGACTTGCTCTTCATCATGCTGGATCAGATGGATCCTGAGCAGGATCGGGAGATCTCAGACCATGTCCTTCGGATGCACCGTTACAGAGCACCTGGGGAGCAGGATGGCGATG CTATGCTCTTGGGTAGTGCTGTGGATATCCTGGCCACAGATGATCCCAACTTTAGCCAGGAAGATCAGCAGGACACCCAGATTTATGAGAAGCATGACAACCTTCTACATGGGACCAAGAAGAAAAA GGAGAAGATGGTGAGTGCAGCATTCATGAAGAAGTACATCCATGTGGCCAAAATCATCAAGCCTGTCCTGACACAGGAGTCGGCCACCTACATTGCAGAAGAGTATTCACGCCTGCGCAGCCAGGATAGCATGAGCTCAGACACCGCCAGG ACATCTCCAGTTACAGCCCGAACACTGGAAACTCTGATTCGACTGGCCACAGCCCATGCGAAGGCCCGCATGAGCAAGACTGTGGACCTGCAGGATGCAGAGGAAGCTGTGGAGTTGGTCCAGTATGCTTACTTTAAGAAG GTtctggagaaggagaagaaacgTAAGAAGCGAAGTGAGGATGAATCAGAGACAGAAGATGAAGAGGAGAAAAGCCAAGAGGaccaggagcagaagaggaagAG AAGGAAGACTCGCCAGCCAGATGCCAAAGATGGGGATTCATACGACCCCTATGACTTCAGTGACACAGAGGAGGAAATGCCTCAAG TACACACTCCAAAGACGGCAGACTCACAGGAGACCAAGGAATCCCAGAAAGTGGAGTTGAGTGAATCCAG